A single genomic interval of Aedes aegypti strain LVP_AGWG chromosome 1, AaegL5.0 Primary Assembly, whole genome shotgun sequence harbors:
- the LOC5576801 gene encoding aminopeptidase N produces MIVLKWSVVLWGLTLATYGTVAERPLSDVSDSVDPPQIAPAFAVEESEIIPLQEVDESYRLPKTSYPTHYELRLRTEVHTGNRQFDGTVAIHLNVVEATNAIVVHRRSLTIQKANLAFIPTPEADPQQLNDPTWTYDANVEQLSFNSETLLNPGSYILTVEYNGRLSDSEDGFYISSYVNKDGVTKYLATTQFESTSARMAFPCYDEPGLKATFALWITHDVLYTANSNMPYTTTIDGDIRVTQFEVTPKMSTYLLAFVVSDFQRLGTLEHSVYARPNAIDEVVFAVEAGQKILEKLDAHLGIGYYDHMPQMKQFAIPDFAAGAMENWGLVTYREQYLLFNPELSTYRTKTNIATVIAHEYAHQWFGNLVSPEWWEYIWLNEGFATLYEYYATHLAYPEVGYWELFNTQVIQAAMVPDGLETTRPMTWNADTPRSIASLFDRVAYPKSGSVLNMMRNVLGEINWTAGLKAYLTARQFDGANADHLYVGLQSAIQGKNVLPEGVTVKAIMDTWANEKGYPVLSVRRTYETGDIIISQERFISDRKVPNTNVWMIPYNYVHQSKADFDDLSTFSWLSTKAARINTEVPANEWIIFNKQQVGYYRVNYDANNWELITNALINNLSSIDRLNRAQLIDDAYWLARSGRLDIEVLMKLLTYLKDETEYAPWTAANNVLSYFNGKLRGTPAYKDFTTMVDHLIKKVYKTLDVTAVSDTEPLLHKYLKQTISTWACLIGNEDCLKRTKEALQKEVTEGIPVHPDVATVVYCNGLRTADVAEYQYLYKRIYPTQNWAFRSMIISALGCSENKQFLKDFLQTAIGGSGSGVEINYKTAERTQIVQAVYSGGRAGVDALIEFLRDPNMLREFVAILDVNTLNSALSNIASRTNTQEELDMLNDLIVDLGTYITPQTAEAARATVQANFAWQQSAEAILTMNFVGDFVDSIEPEPTTTVSPDSTTVSPASSTTAGSTTVAGSSTTEDDGGAATIAVSVTLLIGAVAVALFN; encoded by the exons ATGATCGTTCTCAAGTGGTCGGTGGTGCTTTGGGGTTTGACGCTGGCCACGTACGGCACGGTGGCAGAACGACCCCTGTCCGATGTGTCGGACAGCGTCGATCCTCCGCAAATAGCTCCGGCGTTcgcggttgaagaaagtgaaattaTCCCACTGCAGGAAGTGGATGAATCATACCGTTTACCAAAAACCAGTTATCCAACGCACTACGAGCTGCGACTGCGAACGGAAGTGCACACCGGAAATCGGCAGTTTGACGGAACAGTGGCTATCCATTTGAACGTGGTTGAAGCGACCAACGCTATTGTAGTTCATCGTCGTTCCCTGACGATTCAAAAAGCAAATCTTGCGTTCATTCCAACGCCTGAAGCTGATCCCCAGCAGTTGAATGATCCAACCTGGACTTACGATGCTAATGTTGAGCAACTGTCCTTCAATAGTGAAACTCTGCTGAATCCCGGAAGTTACATTCTCACCGTTGAATACAATGGCCGATTGTCCGACTCGGAGGATGGATTCTATATTTCTTCATACGTGAACAAGGATGGCGTCACCAAGTACTTGGCAACGACACAGTTTGAGTCTACCAGTGCCCGCATGGCATTCCCGTGCTACGATGAACCTGGCCTGAAAGCCACCTTCGCCCTGTGGATTACCCATGATGTTCTTTACACGGCAAATTCCAATATGCCTTACACAACTACAATTGACGGTGATATTCGGGTGACTCAGTTTGAGGTCACTCCTAAGATGTCGACATATCTGTTGGCATTTGTGGTTTCGGATTTTCAACGCCTTGGAACCTTAGAGCACAGTGTCTACGCGCGCCCAAATGCCATCGACGAAGTTGTTTTTGCTGTTGAAGCTGGCCAAAAAATCCTTGAGAAGCTCGATGCACATCTTGGCATCGGGTACTACGACCATATGCCACAAATGAAACAATTTGCCATTCCCGATTTTGCCGCAGGTGCCATGGAAAATTGGGGCCTTGTCACGTACAG AGAGCAGTATCTCCTTTTCAATCCTGAGCTGAGTACTTATCGCACCAAAACCAACATTGCGACAGTGATTGCCCATGAATACGCGCACCAGTGGTTTGGAAATCTCGTCAGTCCCGAATGGTGGGAGTACATTTGGTTGAACGAAGGCTTTGCCACACTGTACGAGTACTATGCAACTCATCTGGCATATCCAGAGGTGGGATATTGGGAGCTTTTCAACACACAGGTCATCCAGGCAGCTATGGTGCCCGATGGACTGGAGACTACCAGACCGATGACCTGGAATGCCGATACTCCAAGATCAATTGCAAGTTTGTTCGATCGCGTTGCGTATCCTAAAT CTGGAAGCGTATTGAACATGATGCGTAACGTTCTCGGCGAGATTAACTGGACTGCTGGACTGAAGGCTTATCTCACTGCAAGACAGTTTGATGGTGCCAATGCAGATCATCTGTACGTCGGTCTACAGTCGGCCATCCAGGGAAAGAATGTCCTCCCGGAAGGAGTCACCGTCAAGGCCATCATGGACACCTGGGCGAACGAAAAAGGTTATCCCGTGCTGAGTGTGCGACGAACCTACGAAACCGGAGATATTATCATCTCGCAAGAGCGGTTCATCTCGGATCGTAAGGTTCCCAATACGAACGTATGGATGATACCGTACAACTACGTTCACCAGTCCAAGGCTGACTTTGACGATCTGAGCACCTTCAGCTGGCTCAGTACGAAGGCGGCTCGCATCAACACCGAAGTGCCGGCCAATGAGTGgattattttcaacaaacaaCAGGTTGGCTATTACCGAGTTAACTACGATGCGAACAATTGGGAGCTGATAACAAATGCTCTGATTAATAACTTGTCGAGCATTGATCGACTAAATCGAGCTCAACTTATCGACGACGCGTACTGGCTTGCACGTTCTGGACGACTGGATATTGAGGTTTTGATGAAACTTCTCACCTATCTGAAGGATGAAACCGAATACGCTCCCTGGACGGCAGCTAACAATGTGTTGTCCTACTTCAACGGTAAGCTTCGTGGAACGCCTGCCTACAAGGACTTCACG ACCATGGTGGATCATCTCATCAAGAAGGTATACAAAACTCTGGATGTCACTGCAGTTTCCGATACCGAACCATTGCTGCACAAATACCTGAAACAGACCATTTCGACCTGGGCTTGTCTGATTGGAAACGAAGACTGCCTGAAACGTACCAAGGAAGCACTGCAAAAAGAAGTAACAGAAGGCATCCCGGTGCATCCGGACGTGGCTACTGTTGTGTACTGCAACGGTCTACGCACGGCCGATGTTGCTGAGTACCAATATTTGTACAAACGCATCTACCCAACGCAAAACTGGGCCTTCCGATCGATGATCATCAGTGCGTTGGGATGTTCCGAGAATAAGCAGttcctgaaagatttcctgcaGACTGCCATCGGTGGAAGTGGATCGGGCGTTGAAATCAACTACAAGACTGCCGAACGTACTCAAATTGTGCAAGCGGTCTACTCCGGTGGACGGGCCGGTGTTGACGCTTTGATTGAATTCCTGAGAGATCCTAACATGCTTAGAGAATTCGTCGCCATACTTGACGTCAACACACTCAACAGTGCACTATCGAACATTGCATCCCGCACCAACACTCAGGAGGAGCTTGACATG CTGAATGACCTGATAGTCGACCTGGGTACCTATATCACTCCGCAGACCGCAGAAGCGGCCCGTGCCACCGTACAGGCAAACTTTGCTTGGCAGCAAAGCGCCGAGGCAATTTTGACGATGAACTTTGTTGGAGATTTCGTCGATTCGATTGAACCGGAACCTACGACAACCGTCAGCCCAGATTCAACAACGGTCAGCCCAGCTTCATCAACCACGGCAGGATCAACCACCGTCGCTGGTTCCAGCACGACAGAAGATGATGGCGGTGCGGCCACCATTGCAGTTTCCGTTACCCTACTGATCGGTGCTGTAGCAGTAGCGTTGTTTAACTAG